Proteins found in one Mesorhizobium sp. CAU 1732 genomic segment:
- a CDS encoding histidine phosphatase family protein — protein sequence MTPTFAIPAGCTECFAMTRLYLLRHAKARWADPGGRDYDRALDLSGRADADMIAASMLLAGHRPDRVLCSGAKRARETWEIAARHLPVSDVHVTDGLYSSDAAGYLDIIRQTGGRGSVLVVGHNPMMEDLAMALSSDGDQHALAAVAGGFPTCGLAVLRFTTPLGDIAPEDGYLEDFLAPRDL from the coding sequence ATGACGCCCACATTTGCCATCCCGGCGGGCTGCACGGAGTGTTTTGCGATGACGCGGCTCTACCTCCTCAGGCACGCCAAGGCGCGATGGGCCGATCCCGGCGGCCGCGACTACGACCGCGCGCTCGATCTCTCCGGGCGTGCCGACGCCGACATGATCGCAGCCTCCATGCTGCTGGCGGGCCACCGCCCGGACCGCGTGCTCTGCTCCGGAGCAAAGCGCGCGCGCGAAACCTGGGAAATCGCCGCGCGGCACCTCCCGGTCTCCGACGTCCACGTCACGGACGGACTCTACAGCTCCGACGCCGCCGGCTATCTCGACATCATCCGGCAGACGGGCGGGCGCGGCTCCGTCCTGGTCGTCGGGCACAATCCGATGATGGAGGATCTCGCCATGGCGCTCTCCAGCGATGGCGACCAGCATGCGCTGGCGGCGGTGGCCGGCGGCTTTCCCACCTGCGGGCTGGCCGTCCTGCGCTTCACGACGCCGCTCGGCGACATCGCGCCCGAAGACGGATATCTCGAGGATTTCCTTGCCCCGCGCGACCTTTGA